In the genome of Pelagibacterium nitratireducens, one region contains:
- the tnpA gene encoding IS66-like element accessory protein TnpA, whose protein sequence is MDILTDRSRVERLEIVDTGRRRRFSDAEKIRIVEESLSAPRMGSATARRHGIAVPLLFAWRKAYRDGQLGNEAASFYPVRLDGIGGHASDGSLPPEPPTDGSASPVEIVLRNGRRMIVRSDIAPFALGRLLDVVDR, encoded by the coding sequence ATGGATATCCTTACAGATAGAAGCCGTGTGGAGCGGCTCGAGATTGTGGACACAGGCCGGCGCCGGCGGTTCAGTGATGCGGAGAAGATCCGGATCGTTGAAGAAAGCTTGTCGGCCCCGCGAATGGGTTCGGCGACCGCACGACGTCATGGAATTGCGGTGCCATTGCTTTTTGCCTGGCGCAAGGCGTATCGCGACGGCCAGCTGGGCAACGAGGCGGCTTCGTTTTATCCGGTACGCTTGGATGGGATTGGGGGTCATGCCAGCGATGGCAGCCTTCCACCAGAGCCGCCCACGGATGGATCAGCCAGTCCTGTCGAGATCGTGCTGCGCAATGGTCGCCGCATGATCGTACGCTCCGATATCGCCCCGTTTGCGTTGGGACGCCTGCTCGATGTGGTGGACCGATGA
- the tnpB gene encoding IS66 family insertion sequence element accessory protein TnpB (TnpB, as the term is used for proteins encoded by IS66 family insertion elements, is considered an accessory protein, since TnpC, encoded by a neighboring gene, is a DDE family transposase.), which translates to MIPVPSGTRVWLAAGHTDMRKGFNSLALVVQEVLKRDPHGGHLFVFRGRKGNLVRIIWHDGQGACVFTKRLERGRFLWPSPADGVVTISSAQLGYLLEGIDWRMPQKTWRPLSAG; encoded by the coding sequence ATGATCCCGGTTCCAAGCGGGACCCGTGTATGGCTGGCGGCGGGCCACACTGACATGCGAAAGGGGTTCAACTCTTTAGCGCTGGTGGTCCAGGAAGTGCTCAAGCGTGACCCTCATGGCGGACATCTGTTTGTGTTCCGGGGTCGCAAGGGCAATCTGGTTCGCATCATCTGGCACGATGGCCAGGGGGCATGTGTTTTTACAAAGCGGCTCGAGCGCGGCCGCTTCCTTTGGCCCTCGCCGGCCGATGGTGTTGTGACGATCTCGTCTGCCCAGCTCGGATATCTGCTTGAGGGGATCGACTGGCGGATGCCGCAAAAGACTTGGCGGCCACTCTCGGCGGGATAG
- the tnpC gene encoding IS66 family transposase, whose product MVEPAGNAEIAALRAALAAAEQRADLAEAEAARVVAEKTDGDAEIARLKLEIEKLKRSLYGQRSERKAKLLDQLEFELEDLEAAATEDELAAEMAAAKAAPVRAFTRKRAQRRAFPDHLPRERVVVPAPQACECCGSDHLVKLGEDVTETLEVIPRQWKVVQTVREKFSCRDCEKISQPPAPFHPTPRGFAGPNLLATILFEKFGQHQPLNRQSERFAREGVPVSLSTLADQVGAATVALKPLHDLIADHVMAADRLHGDDTTVPILAKGQTRTGRVWTYVRDNRPFGGIDGPAALFFASPDRRGEHPRSHLVDYSGILQVDAFAGYNGLFDPERRSEPIQPAFCWAHGRRPLFELADIERVRKKNGKGGAISPVALEAVRRIDEIFAIERDLYGLPPDQRLAERQRLCAPLVEELHAYMMTEREKLSRHAPVAKAMNYMLARWTGFAAFLEDGRICLSNNAAERALRGIALGRKAWLFAGSDRGARRAAFMYTLIVSAKLNDIDPQAWLADVLARIADMPQNRLGELLPWNWVPQATRQAA is encoded by the coding sequence ATGGTCGAACCTGCCGGAAACGCCGAGATTGCTGCCCTTCGCGCTGCACTTGCCGCAGCCGAACAGCGTGCCGATCTGGCGGAAGCCGAAGCGGCGCGGGTTGTTGCAGAAAAGACCGATGGCGACGCCGAGATCGCCCGCCTCAAGCTCGAAATCGAAAAGCTCAAGCGCAGTCTTTATGGACAGCGCTCCGAGAGGAAGGCCAAGCTGCTCGACCAGCTCGAGTTCGAACTCGAGGATCTTGAAGCGGCGGCCACCGAAGACGAGCTTGCCGCCGAAATGGCCGCAGCCAAGGCTGCACCGGTCAGAGCCTTTACCCGCAAGCGGGCGCAACGGCGCGCCTTTCCCGATCACCTGCCGCGCGAGCGCGTCGTGGTGCCAGCGCCGCAAGCCTGTGAATGCTGCGGGTCCGATCACCTGGTCAAGCTGGGCGAGGACGTGACCGAAACGCTTGAGGTGATCCCGCGTCAATGGAAGGTGGTCCAGACGGTGCGGGAGAAGTTCAGTTGCCGGGATTGTGAGAAGATCAGTCAACCACCGGCACCATTCCATCCCACCCCGCGTGGCTTTGCCGGACCCAATCTTCTGGCGACGATCCTGTTTGAAAAGTTCGGTCAGCATCAGCCGCTCAACCGCCAGTCCGAGCGCTTTGCCAGAGAGGGCGTGCCCGTCAGTCTCTCGACGCTGGCCGATCAGGTTGGCGCCGCAACGGTTGCGCTCAAGCCGCTCCATGATCTGATCGCCGATCACGTGATGGCTGCCGATCGATTGCACGGGGACGACACCACCGTGCCGATCCTGGCCAAGGGTCAGACCAGAACGGGTCGGGTGTGGACTTACGTACGTGATAACCGCCCCTTCGGCGGTATCGATGGTCCGGCAGCTCTGTTCTTTGCTTCACCCGATCGTAGGGGCGAGCATCCAAGGAGCCATCTTGTCGACTATTCCGGCATCCTTCAGGTGGACGCCTTCGCCGGCTACAACGGCCTGTTCGATCCCGAGCGTCGCAGTGAGCCTATCCAGCCGGCCTTTTGCTGGGCTCACGGACGACGACCCTTGTTCGAGCTTGCCGATATCGAAAGGGTCCGAAAAAAGAACGGCAAGGGCGGCGCCATCTCTCCGGTTGCGCTCGAGGCGGTGCGCAGGATCGACGAGATCTTTGCCATCGAACGCGATCTTTATGGCCTGCCGCCTGATCAGCGTCTTGCCGAGCGGCAGCGGCTTTGCGCGCCACTGGTTGAGGAGCTGCATGCCTATATGATGACCGAGCGCGAAAAGCTCTCGCGTCACGCTCCGGTGGCCAAGGCCATGAACTATATGCTCGCGCGCTGGACAGGCTTTGCCGCATTCCTTGAGGATGGCCGCATATGCCTCTCGAACAACGCAGCCGAGCGGGCGCTGCGCGGAATTGCCCTTGGCAGAAAAGCGTGGCTGTTCGCTGGTTCGGACCGCGGTGCCCGCCGGGCCGCGTTCATGTACACCCTCATTGTCTCGGCCAAGCTCAACGATATCGATCCCCAGGCCTGGCTCGCCGACGTGCTCGCCCGCATTGCCGACATGCCGCAGAACCGGCTGGGAGAACTGCTTCCCTGGAACTGGGTGCCGCAGGCCACGCGTCAGGCCGCCTGA
- a CDS encoding DUF3800 domain-containing protein, which produces MHLLYFDEVKYDPPVQSSFWMGGVCVHHEHVPALEERVNDLSLKAFGDRRLSRETEFHGFELCRGKGNFKGRDWGERLGILKELLDILTDEKVGRIRIRINPQNIVYSPKDPSEIAFMYLIEQADAYFREKETLGMLFGDYDEPAVGPSVTSLSKYRRGGTEWAAGRDIENIIDTVHFARSHHSRMIQLADVFLYCCQFTLQNNESHWRKAIADIIQQSGIYACHKSRNWPVTTNWQP; this is translated from the coding sequence GTGCACCTTCTTTATTTTGATGAAGTTAAGTATGACCCGCCAGTCCAGAGCAGCTTTTGGATGGGCGGCGTTTGCGTCCACCATGAGCACGTGCCAGCCTTGGAAGAGCGAGTAAACGACCTGTCGTTGAAGGCATTCGGCGACCGCCGACTCAGTCGCGAAACCGAATTTCACGGCTTTGAGCTATGCCGTGGCAAAGGAAATTTCAAAGGGCGAGATTGGGGGGAGCGGCTCGGCATTTTGAAGGAGTTGCTGGACATCCTGACCGACGAAAAAGTGGGCCGCATCCGGATTAGGATCAATCCGCAAAATATTGTATACTCTCCGAAGGACCCCAGCGAGATCGCTTTCATGTATCTGATCGAGCAGGCTGACGCGTATTTTCGTGAGAAGGAAACTTTGGGAATGCTGTTCGGCGACTATGACGAGCCGGCCGTTGGTCCCTCTGTTACAAGCCTTTCAAAGTACCGCCGAGGTGGCACTGAGTGGGCTGCAGGGCGAGACATCGAGAACATCATCGATACCGTCCATTTTGCCCGCTCACACCATAGCCGGATGATTCAACTGGCCGATGTGTTTCTCTATTGTTGCCAATTCACGCTGCAAAACAATGAGAGCCATTGGCGAAAAGCCATCGCTGACATCATCCAGCAAAGCGGAATTTATGCCTGTCACAAGAGCAGAAATTGGCCCGTGACGACAAATTGGCAACCTTAA
- a CDS encoding DNA adenine methylase gives METYLEPVQPVSPLAPYMGGKRLLAPKIIERIGQIPHTVYAEPFIGMGGIFFRRTHRPTSEIINDRNGDVVTLFRILQRHYPAFLDHLKFQLTSRREFERLSRVDPSTLTDLERAARFLYLQRTAYGGKVTGQNFGVSSGRPARFDYTQIGPALEDVYERLAGVVIENLDWAEVIDRYDGPSTLFYLDPPYWDCEDDYGSGLFDREQFDKMAERLERLQGKAIVSLNDTPGVRRTFGNFRTEAVDLTYSIGQASGGPKAVGEVLIYTFPEPSLPLFG, from the coding sequence ATGGAAACTTACCTTGAGCCGGTTCAACCGGTGTCTCCGCTCGCCCCGTATATGGGTGGCAAGCGCCTTCTTGCGCCAAAAATCATAGAGCGCATTGGGCAAATCCCGCACACCGTGTATGCCGAGCCCTTCATTGGTATGGGCGGCATCTTCTTCCGCAGGACCCATCGCCCGACGTCCGAAATCATCAATGATCGCAATGGCGATGTGGTGACGCTGTTCAGGATCCTGCAGCGGCACTATCCGGCCTTCCTCGATCACCTGAAATTCCAACTGACCTCGCGCCGCGAGTTCGAGCGATTGTCACGCGTCGATCCGTCAACGCTGACCGATCTGGAGCGCGCTGCGCGATTTCTGTACCTGCAGCGCACCGCTTACGGCGGCAAAGTGACGGGCCAGAATTTTGGTGTTTCATCGGGCCGCCCGGCTCGGTTCGACTATACCCAGATCGGGCCGGCGCTCGAGGACGTTTATGAGCGTCTCGCCGGCGTCGTCATCGAGAACCTCGACTGGGCCGAGGTGATCGATCGCTATGATGGACCAAGTACATTGTTCTATCTCGATCCTCCATATTGGGATTGTGAAGACGATTATGGCTCCGGGCTGTTCGATCGTGAGCAGTTCGACAAGATGGCAGAGCGTCTCGAGCGGCTCCAAGGCAAGGCAATCGTTTCCCTCAACGATACACCGGGCGTGCGTCGCACCTTCGGCAATTTTCGCACGGAGGCTGTCGATCTAACCTATTCCATCGGGCAGGCGAGCGGTGGACCCAAAGCTGTAGGCGAGGTGCTGATCTACACATTTCCGGAGCCGAGCTTGCCCCTGTTTGGGTAA
- a CDS encoding SOS response-associated peptidase, producing the protein MCNLYSHTSNRQAIIDLVRAFRISERIGNLEPQSAIFPNYHAPIVRVVDGERELTLGRWGMPSPSFALQGKAYDPGITNIRNTKSPHWRRWLGPQARCVVPFTSFSEYDHTKGPDGKKLGDTWFALDETRRLAFFAGIWTNYTSVRRIKGDDGNYRNEEITDDLYGFLTCEPNAEVGKVHEKAMPVILTTADEIDLWLTAPWAEAEALQRPLPDGTLDIVAVGQKFDEAA; encoded by the coding sequence ATGTGCAACCTCTATAGCCACACCTCGAACCGACAGGCGATCATCGATCTCGTCCGGGCCTTCCGCATAAGCGAGCGGATCGGCAACCTCGAGCCCCAGTCTGCCATCTTTCCCAATTACCACGCTCCGATCGTCCGCGTTGTGGACGGCGAACGCGAGCTGACGCTTGGACGCTGGGGCATGCCCAGCCCGTCCTTCGCGCTCCAGGGAAAGGCCTATGATCCCGGCATCACCAACATCCGCAACACCAAGAGCCCCCATTGGCGTCGCTGGCTGGGACCGCAGGCGCGGTGCGTTGTGCCGTTCACCAGCTTTTCCGAATACGACCACACCAAGGGTCCGGACGGAAAAAAACTGGGCGACACCTGGTTCGCGCTGGATGAAACCCGCCGCCTCGCCTTCTTCGCCGGCATCTGGACCAATTACACCAGCGTCAGGCGCATAAAGGGCGACGACGGGAACTATCGCAATGAGGAGATCACCGATGATCTCTATGGCTTTTTGACCTGCGAACCCAATGCCGAGGTCGGCAAGGTGCATGAAAAGGCGATGCCGGTAATCCTCACGACGGCCGACGAAATCGATCTCTGGCTTACAGCCCCTTGGGCAGAGGCAGAAGCCCTGCAGCGCCCCCTGCCCGACGGTACGCTCGACATTGTGGCCGTGGGCCAGAAATTCGACGAGGCAGCATGA
- a CDS encoding lysozyme, protein MAPHPPVDADVALEVAAHEALIRQTYKDSVGVLTWCVGMTNATGHTVQRYIGNPAPLQHCMNVYAWALKNYAAGVYRAFAGHKLTKAQFAAALSFHWNTGAIERASWVKLWKQGKTDEAKRAIMNWVTPPEIEGRRERERDLFFDGKWSNTGTMIEYTRVGANMTPDWSSARRIKVATELRNAFAKTPPVTVDQAPQPDAPVVVPTLSPKPNAAGVIAIIVAAIAGFAGWLFTRR, encoded by the coding sequence ATGGCCCCACACCCACCCGTTGACGCGGACGTGGCCCTTGAGGTTGCGGCCCATGAAGCCCTGATCCGTCAAACATACAAAGACAGCGTCGGCGTCCTGACCTGGTGCGTCGGCATGACCAATGCCACTGGCCACACCGTCCAGCGCTATATCGGCAACCCCGCGCCGCTCCAGCATTGCATGAACGTCTATGCGTGGGCGCTCAAGAACTATGCCGCTGGCGTCTATCGGGCCTTCGCGGGCCATAAGCTGACCAAGGCACAGTTCGCTGCGGCGCTTTCCTTCCACTGGAACACCGGCGCTATCGAAAGGGCGTCGTGGGTCAAACTGTGGAAACAGGGAAAGACGGACGAAGCCAAGCGGGCCATCATGAACTGGGTCACGCCGCCCGAGATCGAAGGGCGCCGGGAAAGAGAACGCGACCTGTTTTTTGACGGCAAGTGGTCCAACACCGGCACGATGATCGAATACACCCGGGTTGGCGCCAACATGACACCGGACTGGTCGAGCGCCAGGCGGATCAAAGTTGCGACCGAGCTGCGCAATGCCTTCGCCAAAACCCCGCCTGTTACTGTCGACCAGGCACCGCAGCCCGATGCGCCGGTCGTAGTGCCAACGCTCTCGCCCAAGCCAAATGCTGCGGGCGTCATCGCAATCATCGTGGCGGCCATAGCGGGCTTTGCCGGTTGGCTTTTCACCCGCCGATGA
- a CDS encoding late control D family protein — translation MAWKTDWQVLINDQDLTSSWSRYLLSIAITDQAGTASDSCTLDVDDSDGQIRLPLGGQKIRVLLDRVPAFEGVIDSVTSSGGRSDGRKLAVSAKGFDTAGGAKTVQGFHLDDATLGEFIEAAGAEAGFSVTVNPALAGIARDYWSAEFESFLSLGERLARQFGGTFKLRGDRAVLARRGEGLSASGQPLPVITARYGANLIGWSLKPRDPRRTFAAGETRYFDREAGEVKTERVQFEGTEGVGDNVLRLAEATRSDAKATLEARGRESEREAGGGTITLDLAPGARAECDVVLIGARPGIDGTYRADSVSHRSDRNGGATTTISVKQPAGGAGTDAR, via the coding sequence ATGGCGTGGAAAACTGACTGGCAGGTCCTAATCAATGATCAGGACCTCACATCCTCCTGGAGCCGCTACCTGCTTTCGATCGCCATAACCGATCAGGCGGGAACCGCGAGCGATTCCTGCACGCTCGATGTCGATGACAGTGATGGGCAAATCCGCCTGCCCTTGGGCGGCCAGAAAATCAGGGTGCTGCTTGACCGGGTACCGGCGTTCGAGGGAGTGATCGACAGCGTGACGTCGAGCGGCGGACGCAGCGACGGCCGCAAGCTGGCGGTCAGTGCCAAGGGCTTCGATACGGCCGGCGGCGCCAAAACGGTGCAGGGCTTTCATCTCGACGACGCCACCCTTGGCGAGTTCATCGAGGCGGCCGGGGCCGAAGCAGGGTTTTCGGTGACCGTCAATCCTGCCCTGGCGGGCATCGCGCGGGACTACTGGTCGGCCGAGTTCGAGAGCTTCCTGTCCCTGGGGGAACGCTTGGCTCGCCAGTTTGGCGGCACCTTCAAACTGCGCGGTGACAGGGCGGTGTTGGCTCGGCGCGGAGAGGGCCTTTCGGCCAGCGGCCAGCCCTTGCCGGTGATTACGGCCCGCTATGGCGCCAATCTGATCGGCTGGAGCCTGAAACCGCGCGATCCGCGCCGGACCTTTGCAGCCGGCGAAACGCGCTATTTCGACCGGGAGGCCGGGGAAGTCAAAACCGAACGCGTCCAATTTGAGGGAACCGAAGGCGTCGGCGACAACGTGTTGCGGCTTGCCGAGGCGACCCGGTCCGACGCTAAGGCCACGCTCGAAGCGCGCGGACGCGAAAGCGAACGCGAGGCCGGCGGGGGAACCATCACCCTCGATCTGGCGCCCGGCGCCCGCGCCGAATGCGACGTGGTGCTGATCGGGGCGCGGCCCGGCATTGACGGCACCTACCGGGCCGATAGCGTATCGCATCGGTCGGACCGCAATGGCGGTGCGACAACGACGATTTCGGTCAAACAACCCGCTGGCGGTGCAGGTACCGACGCCCGCTGA
- a CDS encoding tail protein X yields the protein METINVSRAHTTLDLILFRRFGATGQSLLESVLDANPGLARKGAELPIGTVVVLPERPATVSPGARPVVDLFG from the coding sequence ATGGAAACTATAAATGTCTCCCGGGCCCACACGACCCTGGACCTCATCCTCTTTCGCCGGTTCGGCGCGACCGGGCAGAGCCTTCTGGAAAGCGTACTGGACGCCAATCCCGGGCTGGCTCGAAAAGGGGCCGAACTGCCGATCGGGACCGTGGTGGTGCTTCCCGAACGGCCTGCAACCGTGTCGCCGGGCGCGCGGCCCGTCGTCGATCTTTTCGGGTGA
- a CDS encoding phage tail protein: MLYQIGPITLDTMPFNADTMRRASGAAVAEKGVMGARPPLEFMGKGEDRITLSGRLLPTRIGGLTELETVRGLMEAGTRVPVMRGDGKMFGWHAIVRIEEDHANLDRFGVGFTLAYTIELLRDGAEPSLGGATGIFDMMLGLFEAL; this comes from the coding sequence ATGCTCTATCAGATCGGCCCGATAACGCTCGACACCATGCCGTTCAACGCTGACACGATGCGGCGGGCCAGCGGTGCGGCCGTCGCCGAAAAGGGCGTCATGGGCGCACGCCCGCCGCTCGAATTCATGGGCAAGGGCGAAGACCGCATCACGCTTTCGGGCCGGCTTCTGCCCACGCGGATCGGCGGGCTGACCGAACTCGAGACGGTGCGCGGCCTCATGGAGGCCGGCACCCGCGTTCCCGTGATGCGCGGCGACGGCAAGATGTTCGGCTGGCACGCCATCGTCAGGATCGAAGAGGATCACGCAAACCTCGACCGGTTCGGCGTCGGCTTCACCCTCGCCTATACGATCGAGCTGCTCCGCGACGGGGCCGAGCCTTCGCTGGGCGGGGCGACGGGTATTTTCGACATGATGCTCGGGCTGTTCGAGGCGCTGTGA
- a CDS encoding phage tail tape measure protein yields the protein MASMVSELIIRLVDMASAPARAIAGQVENLERAQAANSRAMANARGQMLDAAAMAIAFARALGEPVQAAMEFESAMADVRKVTDFDDGGLADFSMGLRNLAATDIPMAVNELADLAANAAASGIDDSDLLHFTRMTAEAAVAWGMAGGEAGENLAKIQAALGMTIDETQRYSDAVNHLSDNTASTAPNLVDYARRVAAQGEFFGFTREETLAFGSAMIGTGAQAEVAATSFRNMGRALTRGTSATTRQKDALNALGLDAAGVARSMQEDAVATTMLVIDRLGQMPEHLQASLITDIFGDEARALAPLLNNLDLLRDTLGLVAEETEYAGSVAREFAVRSATTEFAARRWKNQINEVALAIGNALLPALNAFFAATGPHLVALGGWITQNERLVVTITSLVGGLIALRVATAAARFAMLFFKGGLLEIALFSTRAAGAILALLNPLNLVRGALFALRLAVISTGVGAILVAIAMAGVWIYNNWEPLSAFFSGLWAGFLAAIDPIMPALDPIIGWAQDVVGWFTQLLGPMDASSTEAYNLGTALGVVAGQNLRGLLDAIQSIPMLFAEAGASVQGWVASVNDQINQFMVVTLRDWGSDLRSWASGFFDTGLEIAQAIFDGLVAKFQDILAWFGQWPQMILDAIGTIDVGGAIVGLGGGIAEGVGNATSGMAQGIGDAWNGLWAPARAAGGPVAGGRTYLVGEEGPELFTPGGQGYISTAADTSRMVAGRMAQLAINAPLIGNLHVTKEADVDAVIAALDRKLRDMLAGLQTDIEYAG from the coding sequence ATGGCCAGCATGGTTTCCGAGCTGATCATTCGTCTTGTCGACATGGCCAGCGCGCCGGCGCGTGCAATTGCCGGCCAGGTTGAGAACCTCGAGCGTGCACAGGCCGCCAACAGCCGGGCCATGGCCAATGCGCGTGGCCAGATGCTCGATGCTGCAGCTATGGCTATTGCGTTTGCCAGGGCTCTGGGTGAACCGGTGCAGGCGGCCATGGAGTTTGAAAGCGCCATGGCCGATGTCCGCAAGGTGACCGATTTCGACGATGGCGGCCTGGCAGATTTCAGCATGGGCCTCCGTAATCTGGCGGCGACGGATATCCCAATGGCCGTCAACGAACTCGCAGACCTGGCTGCCAACGCCGCCGCCAGCGGGATCGACGACAGCGACCTACTCCATTTTACCCGTATGACGGCAGAGGCTGCCGTGGCCTGGGGCATGGCGGGCGGGGAGGCCGGCGAGAATCTTGCAAAAATCCAGGCCGCACTCGGTATGACGATCGATGAAACGCAGCGCTATTCAGATGCGGTCAATCACCTGTCCGACAACACGGCTTCGACCGCGCCAAATCTGGTCGATTACGCGCGGCGCGTAGCTGCGCAAGGCGAATTCTTTGGCTTCACGCGTGAGGAAACTCTAGCCTTCGGCTCGGCGATGATCGGCACGGGTGCGCAGGCGGAAGTCGCCGCGACGTCCTTTCGCAATATGGGGCGTGCCTTGACGCGCGGCACCAGCGCCACCACACGGCAGAAAGATGCGCTCAACGCGCTGGGACTGGACGCCGCCGGCGTGGCGCGATCCATGCAGGAGGATGCCGTTGCCACCACAATGCTGGTCATCGACCGGTTGGGGCAGATGCCAGAACATCTGCAGGCTTCGCTTATTACCGACATCTTCGGGGACGAGGCGCGGGCGCTAGCGCCTCTGCTGAACAATCTCGACCTGCTGCGCGATACGCTCGGGCTGGTCGCCGAGGAAACCGAATATGCGGGCTCGGTGGCCCGGGAGTTCGCGGTGCGGTCGGCAACGACCGAGTTCGCCGCGCGGCGCTGGAAAAACCAGATCAATGAAGTCGCACTGGCCATAGGCAACGCATTGCTTCCGGCCCTCAACGCCTTCTTTGCCGCAACCGGCCCACATCTGGTTGCGCTCGGTGGGTGGATCACCCAGAACGAGCGGCTCGTTGTGACGATCACTTCACTGGTCGGAGGGCTTATCGCCCTCCGCGTTGCGACGGCCGCCGCCCGGTTTGCGATGCTGTTCTTCAAGGGCGGGCTGCTCGAAATCGCGCTGTTCTCGACCCGGGCGGCAGGTGCAATCCTGGCGCTGCTCAACCCGCTCAATCTGGTGCGCGGTGCCCTTTTCGCCCTTCGTCTGGCTGTGATCTCGACCGGTGTTGGCGCGATCCTCGTGGCGATCGCGATGGCGGGCGTCTGGATCTACAACAATTGGGAGCCGCTTTCTGCTTTCTTTTCCGGTCTCTGGGCCGGCTTCCTGGCGGCGATCGATCCGATCATGCCGGCACTCGATCCCATCATCGGCTGGGCGCAGGATGTCGTGGGCTGGTTCACCCAGCTCCTGGGGCCGATGGATGCCAGTTCAACCGAGGCATATAATCTTGGGACGGCGCTTGGGGTCGTTGCCGGCCAGAACCTGCGCGGGCTTCTCGATGCGATCCAGTCCATTCCGATGCTGTTTGCAGAGGCAGGGGCTTCCGTGCAGGGATGGGTCGCCAGCGTTAACGATCAAATCAACCAGTTCATGGTGGTTACACTCCGCGATTGGGGCAGCGACCTTCGGAGTTGGGCTTCCGGCTTTTTCGACACCGGCCTTGAGATTGCGCAGGCGATATTCGACGGACTTGTCGCAAAATTTCAGGACATTCTCGCATGGTTCGGCCAGTGGCCACAGATGATCCTCGATGCGATCGGTACGATCGACGTCGGGGGTGCGATTGTCGGGCTCGGGGGCGGAATTGCCGAGGGCGTCGGAAACGCGACCAGCGGAATGGCACAGGGCATCGGCGATGCATGGAATGGCCTTTGGGCTCCAGCCCGTGCCGCAGGCGGCCCCGTGGCGGGTGGGCGAACCTATCTGGTTGGGGAGGAGGGGCCGGAACTCTTCACGCCAGGTGGCCAAGGATACATCAGCACCGCCGCCGATACCTCTAGGATGGTGGCCGGCCGCATGGCTCAACTCGCAATCAATGCGCCGCTGATCGGCAATCTACACGTCACCAAGGAAGCCGATGTCGACGCGGTGATCGCCGCCCTCGACCGAAAACTGCGCGACATGCTGGCCGGACTGCAAACCGACATCGAATATGCGGGGTAG
- a CDS encoding phage tail assembly protein — protein sequence MTKTPAPAGEEKPRSIVVPLEFPIEVTIEGEGSPRSYNQLTIRRMKARDSYIAEDEGSKVKAGYRMFAALAGVPLAVIEELDTVDVAAVGEAVATMMGKRLTDLMGEMDKPRAVTGATS from the coding sequence ATGACCAAGACACCGGCCCCTGCAGGGGAAGAAAAGCCGCGCAGCATCGTCGTTCCTCTCGAATTCCCGATCGAGGTGACGATCGAGGGGGAGGGTAGCCCGCGCAGCTATAATCAGCTCACCATCCGGCGGATGAAGGCGCGCGATAGCTACATCGCCGAGGACGAAGGCAGCAAGGTCAAGGCTGGTTATCGCATGTTCGCTGCCCTGGCCGGAGTGCCGCTGGCGGTCATCGAGGAACTCGACACTGTCGATGTCGCGGCGGTCGGGGAGGCCGTCGCGACAATGATGGGAAAGCGCTTGACGGATCTGATGGGGGAGATGGACAAGCCCAGGGCGGTTACTGGCGCGACGTCATAA
- a CDS encoding phage major tail tube protein, producing the protein MQPFYMLTAVDVRRATEPETSRATTISKLSIPSLSFATASHNPGGSVMAVDFTQPRLEAPEPKFEAKGIDIEIFRGMGQRERWVFAGAYVNKAPGGGRPVPGRCIIEGAITGWEPDDSDPAEFQGCTHTFKEVTHIAFSIDGRELFYVDVFERVLRVDGTDMFEDQRRALGI; encoded by the coding sequence ATGCAGCCCTTCTACATGCTGACCGCCGTCGACGTGCGCCGCGCCACCGAACCCGAAACCTCTCGCGCCACGACGATTTCCAAACTGTCGATTCCCTCCCTGTCGTTCGCCACGGCCAGCCACAATCCCGGCGGTTCAGTGATGGCAGTGGATTTCACCCAGCCGCGGCTAGAGGCCCCCGAGCCCAAGTTCGAAGCCAAGGGGATCGACATCGAGATTTTTCGCGGCATGGGCCAGCGCGAACGTTGGGTATTTGCCGGAGCCTATGTGAACAAGGCACCCGGCGGCGGCCGCCCTGTTCCCGGCCGCTGCATTATCGAAGGCGCCATTACGGGCTGGGAGCCCGATGACAGCGATCCCGCCGAGTTCCAAGGGTGCACCCATACTTTCAAGGAAGTGACCCATATAGCGTTTTCAATCGATGGGCGGGAGTTGTTCTATGTCGACGTGTTCGAGCGCGTGTTGCGCGTCGACGGGACCGACATGTTCGAGGATCAGCGCCGGGCGCTGGGCATCTAG